One window of the Rhipicephalus microplus isolate Deutch F79 chromosome 2, USDA_Rmic, whole genome shotgun sequence genome contains the following:
- the LOC119162224 gene encoding uncharacterized protein LOC119162224, translated as MEDTDFDKLMEQGRGFGLEGRELYDFVERERSKRKEERDAERAYFRQLAEFEMEQEREKSRLRIQEERERLSLRQQSTPQSGQTTGSEAAGRMHPISPHKLMPPFNEARDDLDAYLRRFEHVAQSQRWPREDWATALSLCLSGEALNVFSRMPASDCTDYEKLRKALMIRFRLTEEGFREKFRRATPNNNETCSLFLTRLRNFLERWVDLAGTGNSYEALFELVLKEQFLSTCATTLELFLREKTDASLGDMVQRAEQYTEAHGWRNFSRMAAARERPKAPTIQMGQSRDYQPLNGAKRQTEKRCFLCSSTTHNAENCKLSNGGKGDPRKPCQICGRPGHPSWKCWKKETNNDRASTKESAAACIDEGFLELKNGERVPVVSAGITEKYTEVTERLPVLTGLVGGREVRVLRDTGCNTVIVKTSLVNHDDFTGTSAPVYLLDRSVRMLREAWVDVETPFYSGRLKAKCMENPIYDLILGNVEGVRPADDPDLHWNLQKKYDVGSNVDASQDAKAEGQELLTDDGTGEEQKGQEVPQANPAVTRSQSCRETTRKKLRVPEASLDVSREALVEEQKKDLTLQAGFNRLNVEKHSKNGDRHTFFIQEGLLQRRYVSKSGEEFSQVVVPEKFRVPIMHLAHDGAMGGHQGVKKTLSKVRTEFFWPGMQADMKRFVASCDICQRTAPKGHTRKVPLVKVPIISTPFEKVAIDIVGPLFPRSTQGNKYILTMVDYATRYPDAVALPSVETERVAEALVEMFSRVGVPREVLSDRGTNFTSEVMKEVSRLLSLKQLHTTPYHPMANGLVERFNGTLKQMIKRMCQEKPHDWDRYLAPLYEYVISLREKLEHTCRLAHEELERAGERYGKYYNLKSRKRSLKPGEQVLILLPTDNNKLLMQWKGPFNVVSKKGDADYEVEVGSSCKIFHINMLKRYQKRSPEIAGAGAIVSCEDPESGDIELLQPHQLQSFRDVKISDHLSVQQKAEVTQLLQEHQKIFSDLPGRTGLTECKLELTSERPVHVRQYPMPFSVRGIIEEEVAEMLKLGIVERSDSPFNSPVIAVRKPDGTHRLCIDFRRLNEVLVDDAEPIPRSDELLAAVGTKRFFSKLDFAKGYWQVPLALEARPKTAFATVSGHYQFCYMPFGIKTAPAVFTKLMRRVLSDVPDVAYYYDDVLVASTTWEEHCRTLREVFIRIGKAGLTVKPAKCEIGMQQISFLGHQIGAGELSPLSGTLDKIQRAPRPTTKRQVRSFLGLAGYYREFISDYATLTSPLSDLTRKGLPNTVKWGPDQESAFVQLKKCLTTTPILKLPDFERPFVLRTDASDRGIGAVLLQEHEQILHPVAYASRKLLPREVAYSTVEKEALALVWGVEKFQVFLYGRRFLVQTDHEPLKFIQGAKCSNGRVLRWSLKLQQYSFRVQHIKGSENVGADYMSRVGDEEA; from the exons ATGGAGGACACTGATTTCGATAAACTTATGGAGCAGGGCAGGGGTTTTGGTCTCGAGGGCAGAGAGTTGTACGATTTTGTCGAAAGAGAGCGCAGTAAGCGTAAAGAAGAGCGTGATGCGGAACGCGCATATTTCAGGCAACTCGCGGAATTCGAAATGGAGCAGGAAAGGGAAAAATCCCGGCTCCGAATTCAGGAGGAGAGGGAGCGTTTGTCGTTGCGTCAGCAGTCCACTCCCCAGTCGGGACAAACCACAGGCTCAGAAGCGGCCGGGCGCATGCACCCCATTAGCCCACACAAACTGATGCCCCCATTTAATGAGGCACGCgacgaccttgacgcctacctgaGAAGGTTCGAGCACGTCGCGCAAAGTCAAAGGTGGCCCCGCGAAGACTGGGCTACAGCCTTAAGCCTCTGTCTCAGTGGGGAGGCGTTGAATGTTTTCAGCCGGATGCCCGCGTCAGATTGTACTGATTACGAGAAGCTGCGAAAAGCACTAATGATCCGTTTCCGTCTTACTGAGGAGGGGTTTCGCGAGAAGTTCCGAAGAGCCACACCAAATAACAACGAAACTTGCTCACTGTTTCTAACTCGCCTGAGAAATTTTCTCGAAAGATGGGTTGATCTGGCGGGTACTGGGAACAGCTACGAGGCGCTCTTTGAATTAGTCCTAAAGGAACAATTTCTGAGCACTTGCGCAACCACCTTGGAACTTTTCCTGAGGGAAAAAACAGACGCTTCACTAGGGGATATGGTACAAAGAGCTGAACAATACACGGAGGCGCATGGCTGGCGCAACTTCTCGAGGATGGCGGCAGCGAGAGAAAGGCCGAAAGCACCGACTATCCAAATGGGACAGAGTCGAGACTACCAGCCGCTGAATGGAGCTAAAAGGCAAACAGAGAAACGGTGTTTCTTGTGCTCGAGTACCACACATAACGCCGAAAATTGCAAGCTCTCCAACGGTGGCAAGGGCGATCCAAGAAAACCGTGTCAGATATGCGGAAGGCCAGGCCACCCTTCCTGGAAGTGCTGGAAGAAGGAAACAAACAATGACCGTGCATCAACGAAAGAATCGGCAGCCGCCTGCATTGATGAAGGATTCTTAGAGTTGAAGAACGGCGAGAGAGTCCCTGTCGTCAGTGCCGGCATCACGGAAAAGTACACTGAAGTTACCGAGCGGCTTCCTGTGCTGACCGGCTTGGTGGGAGGCAGAGAAGTTCGCGTCCTCAGGGATACCGGCTGCAACACGGTCATTGTCAAAACTAGTCTGGTCAATCACGATGACTTTACTGGAACAAGCGCACCAGTCTACCTCCTGGACCGCTCAGTGAGGATGCTGCGTGAGGCATGGGTCGACGTTGAGACCCCATTTTATTCAGGCCGACTGAAGGCAAAATGTATGGAGAACCCCATATACGATCTCATCCTGGGTAACGTAGAGGGCGTACGACCAGCTGATGACCCCGATCTACACTGGAACCTCCAAAAGAAATATGATGTTGGGAGCAATGTGGACGCATCCCAAGACGCCAAGGCAGAGGGGCAGGAGCTGCTGACGGATGACGGTACGGGGGAGGAGCAAAAGGGACAAGAAGTACCTCAAGCCAACCCCGCGGTTACGCGCTCACAAAGCTGTAGGGAAACCACTCGGAAGAAGTTGCGGGTACCTGAAGCTTCCCTGGACGTTAGCCGGGAAGCACTAGTCGAGGAGCAAAAAAAAGACTTGACATTACAAGCTGGATTCAATCGCCTAAATGTTGAGAAACACAGCAAGAACGGGGACCGCCACACGTTTTTCATACAAGAGGGATTACTCCAAAGAAGATACGTGTCGAAGTCCGGGGAAGAGTTCTCACAAGTTGTCGTACCAGAAAAATTTCGTGTCCCAATAATGCACTTGGCCCATGATGGCGCCATGGGAGGACACCAAGGGGTGAAGAAAACGCTCTCGAAGGTTCGAACCGAATTTTTCTGGCCGGGGATGCAGGCTGACATGAAGCGCTTCGTCGCGTCCTGTGACATCTGTCAGCGGACTGCGCCTAAGGGACATACCAGAAAAGTGCCCCTGGTCAAAGTACCCATCATTTCTACTCCCTTTGAGAAGGTGGCGATTGACATAGTTGGACCGCTTTTTCCCAGGTCAACCCAGGGCAACAAATATATTCTCACGATGGTCGACTATGCCACTCGATACCCAGATGCTGTTGCGCTACCAAGTGTAGAAACCGAAAGGGTGGCCGAAGCGCTGGTGGAAATGTTTTCGCGCGTAGGTGTGCCTCGCGAAGTACTCAGCGACCGGGGCACAAACTTCACTTCCGAAGTTATGAAGGAAGTCAGCCGCCTGCTATCTCTCAAACAGCTCCACACAACCCCGTATCATCCAATGGCGAATGGCCTGGTCGAGCGGTTTAATGGGACGCTCAAACAGATGATAAAACGCATGTGCCAGGAGAAACCGCACGACTGGGACCGTTATCTCGCTCCGTT GTACGAGTACGTCATTTCCCTACGGGAGAAGTTAGAGCACACCTGTCGACTGGCGCACGAGGAGTTGGAGCGTGCAGGGGAGCGCTATGGCAAGTACTACAACTTGAAGAGCCGAAAGCGTTCCTTGAAACCGGGGGAGCAAGTACTGATCTTATTGCCCACGGATAACAACAAGTTGCTAATGCAGTGGAAGGGACCCTTCAACGTTGTCAGCAAAAAGGGGGATGCCGATTATGAAGTCGAGGTCGGCAGCTCCTGCAAAATTTTTCACATAAATATGTTGAAGCGTTATCAAAAGCGAAGCCCCGAAATTGCTGGAGCTGGGGCCATTGTCAGTTGCGAAGACCCGGAAAGTGGGGACATCGAGCTCTTACAGCCCCATCAATTGCAGTCTTTCCGGGACGTGAAGATATCTGATCACCTGTCAGTGCAACAAAAAGCAGAGGTCACCCAATTACTCCAAGAGCACCAGAAGATCTTTTCGGACCTTCCTGGAAGAACAGGGCTGACGGAATGCAAGCTCGAACTGACCAGCGAACGACCCGTGCACGTCCGACAATACCCAATGCCTTTCTCAGTGAGAGGCATTATAGAGGAAGAGGTAGCCGAAATGCTGAAGCTGGGTATTGTGGAAAGATCTGACTCACCCTTCAATTCCCCCGTCATCGCTGTGCGAAAACCAGATGGAACACACAGACTGTGTATCGACTTTCGTAGACTtaatgaagtcttggtggacGATGCTGAGCCCATCCCGCGGTCTGATGAGCTGCTTGCGGCGGTGGGCACGAAGCGGTTTTTCTCGAAGTTGGATTTTGCCAAggggtactggcaggtacctCTTGCTCTTGAGGCAAGACCGAAAACAGCGTTCGCTACCGTATCGGGGCACTACCAGTTTTGCTATATGCCTTTCGGGATAAAAACTGCACCGGCCGTTTTCACTAAACTCATGAGACGCGTCCTCTCGGACGTCCCAGACGTCGCGTACTATTATGATGACGTACTAGTCGCAAGTACCACGTGGGAGGAGCACTGTCGAACCCTCAGGGAGGTATTCATCCGCATCGGTAAAGCGGGGCTGACGGTAAAACCGGCAAAGTGCGAAATAGGCATGCAGCAAATATCGTTCCTTGGGCATCAGATCGGCGCCGGGGAGCTTTCTCCGCTTTCCGGGACCTTGGATAAGATTCAGAGGGCACCCCGGCCAACCACGAAGCGACAGGTGCGATCCTTCCTTGGGCTAGCGGGATACTACCGGGAGTTCATTAGCGATTATGCAACATTGACAAGCCCATTGTCCGACCTCACCCGAAAGGGGCTTCCTAACACTGTGAAATGGGGCCCGGATCAGGAGAGCGCGTTCGTTCAGCTCAAGAAGTGCCTGACAACCACACCCATACTGAAGCTTCCAGATTTCGAACGACCGTTTGTTCTACGGACTGACGCATCGGATAGGGGAATCGGAGCGGTGCTTCTCCAAGAACACGAGCAGATTCTCCACCCCGTGGCCTATGCTAGTCGAAAGTTGCTACCCCGAGAGGTAGCATACTCAACGGTCGAAAAGGAAGCTCTTGCTCTTGTCTGGGGAGTCGAGAAGTTCCAGGTTTTCTTGTACGGGAGACGTTTTCTTGTTCAGACGGATCATGAACCTCTAAAGTTCATTCAGGGGGCGAAATGTTCCAATGGACGAGTCCTTCGTTGGAGTCTTAAGCTCCAACAATACAGTTTTCGAGTACAACACATAAAGGGTTCAGAGAATGTAGGGGCTGATTACATGAGCCGAGTCGGCGATGAGGAGGCCTGA